In Gemmatimonadota bacterium, the following proteins share a genomic window:
- a CDS encoding M28 family peptidase, with amino-acid sequence MGRHATPRRLSGTLLPTVALEARYAARYVAAFAAGWGLFGTGLQAQDRNVLLDAYGEVRDESFDYMRMPLSASDRIYADIDGHHIKELMNEVVGFSRRSRDDGNKYWGRMSGTEYEAMTADWVEARFRALGLEEIHRIESPLGPQWMPRDWTLTARGGGEMLSFPSAYPAPPQAVWSSGRASNQNRPVPPSTLPRPLDVEAVWVGLGTQADFAGREVRGKAVVFQAMLAPGQMGNSSTWERVAVRAQDAGAAMTIGIWGYAENMSVIQSSEAQQTPGFWVGFEDGRRLRDLIGGGPVRISASLDVDWVEGLTSPSQYGMLPGTTDETIIITAHMDGWFDAALDNASGTAVMIALAEHFSQVPREQRRRNMIFVGTAGHHVGSPNSPYMRDQGLLENTALLINAEHIAPVQFLGYGRELRRTAGISPRRWWVHGSDQLLDITLDAYRTFGVSLVGPMHPSASGEIGQIDREAPSIQLIRSPEHKHTDLDIAALVPSVGLEAVARAFAKIIDGVNTLDLAELQRSAPTASN; translated from the coding sequence ATGGGAAGGCACGCCACGCCACGTAGACTGAGCGGTACCCTGCTCCCTACCGTCGCGCTTGAAGCCCGGTATGCAGCCCGGTATGTAGCCGCGTTTGCAGCCGGTTGGGGTCTTTTCGGAACCGGTCTCCAGGCACAGGATCGCAACGTCCTCTTGGACGCCTACGGCGAGGTGCGCGACGAGTCCTTCGATTACATGCGCATGCCCTTGTCCGCCTCCGATCGAATCTATGCGGACATCGACGGCCATCACATCAAGGAACTGATGAACGAGGTCGTCGGGTTCTCCAGGCGAAGCCGGGACGACGGCAACAAGTACTGGGGTCGGATGTCGGGCACCGAGTACGAGGCGATGACGGCCGACTGGGTCGAAGCGAGGTTCCGGGCCCTCGGGCTCGAAGAGATCCATAGGATCGAGTCCCCGCTCGGGCCGCAGTGGATGCCCCGGGACTGGACGCTGACGGCCAGGGGCGGCGGCGAGATGTTGAGCTTCCCGAGTGCCTACCCCGCGCCGCCTCAGGCCGTATGGTCTTCGGGTCGCGCCTCGAACCAGAACCGGCCGGTACCGCCGTCCACGCTGCCCCGCCCGCTGGATGTCGAGGCGGTGTGGGTCGGGCTCGGGACGCAAGCCGATTTCGCCGGTCGTGAGGTCCGCGGGAAGGCCGTGGTCTTCCAGGCGATGTTGGCCCCCGGCCAGATGGGGAACTCGAGCACCTGGGAACGGGTCGCGGTGCGGGCGCAAGACGCTGGTGCCGCAATGACGATCGGCATATGGGGATACGCCGAGAACATGAGCGTCATACAGAGCTCAGAGGCCCAACAGACGCCCGGATTCTGGGTCGGGTTCGAGGACGGCAGGCGCCTGAGGGACTTGATCGGCGGCGGACCGGTGAGGATCTCCGCGAGCCTCGACGTGGACTGGGTCGAGGGGCTCACCAGCCCGAGCCAGTACGGCATGTTACCTGGCACGACGGACGAGACGATCATCATCACGGCGCACATGGACGGCTGGTTCGACGCGGCCTTGGACAATGCGTCAGGCACGGCGGTGATGATCGCGCTGGCCGAGCACTTCTCGCAGGTTCCCCGCGAACAGCGCCGCAGGAACATGATCTTCGTCGGGACCGCGGGCCATCACGTGGGGTCGCCCAACTCCCCCTACATGCGTGACCAGGGGTTGCTCGAGAACACCGCGCTCCTGATCAACGCCGAGCACATCGCGCCGGTCCAATTCCTGGGATACGGGAGGGAGCTCCGCAGGACGGCGGGCATCTCGCCGCGCCGCTGGTGGGTGCACGGGAGCGACCAGCTCCTCGACATCACGCTCGATGCGTACCGCACCTTCGGCGTGAGCCTCGTGGGGCCGATGCACCCGAGCGCGTCGGGAGAGATCGGGCAGATCGACCGGGAAGCTCCGTCGATCCAGCTCATCCGCTCGCCGGAGCACAAACACACGGACCTGGACATCGCGGCCCTGGTCCCATCGGTCGGACTCGAGGCCGTCGCCCGCGCGTTCGCGAAAATCATCGACGGGGTCAACACGCTTGATCTGGCCGAGCTCCAGCGATCTGCCCCGACCGCGTCGAACTAA
- a CDS encoding cyclase family protein translates to MKKSGFRAVAAAVVSGAIALGCEPEFQPANPEVLIPLPGHVVTAAEYEGWKTELSNWGRWGEADELGALNLITPEKRKQAAALVREGVSVSLSRDADLEERANGAPGPYQRIMTQVGATGAGDRLNINFHGGVVTHMDAFAHRFFDGQMWNGFSYEEITREEGAAKNSIYNVRNGIFTRGVLMDIPRLKGVEYLEPGTRIYPEDLEAWEEQAGVRVSAGDALFIYTGRWKRIDALGPLAPGTGGEPGPDPTIIPWLKQRDVAILAGEFAQDAARQEGLPGLAVHDFALIVLGIHLFDNTRMDAVAEVAAELGRWEFLLTAAPLAVPGGTGSPLNPIATF, encoded by the coding sequence ATGAAAAAAAGTGGATTTCGCGCGGTGGCGGCAGCGGTCGTTTCCGGCGCAATCGCGTTGGGCTGCGAACCCGAGTTCCAGCCGGCCAACCCGGAGGTGCTGATCCCGCTCCCGGGCCATGTGGTGACGGCGGCCGAGTACGAGGGCTGGAAGACGGAGTTGTCGAACTGGGGACGGTGGGGCGAGGCGGACGAGCTCGGAGCGCTGAACTTGATCACGCCCGAGAAGCGCAAGCAGGCCGCCGCCTTGGTGCGGGAAGGCGTTTCGGTCTCCCTCTCGCGTGACGCCGACCTCGAGGAGCGGGCGAACGGCGCTCCAGGCCCGTACCAGCGGATCATGACGCAGGTCGGCGCGACAGGGGCGGGAGATCGCCTGAACATAAACTTCCACGGCGGTGTGGTGACGCACATGGACGCGTTCGCTCACCGGTTCTTCGACGGCCAGATGTGGAACGGCTTCTCCTACGAGGAGATCACCCGAGAGGAGGGAGCCGCCAAGAACTCCATCTACAACGTGAGGAACGGGATCTTCACGCGTGGCGTCCTGATGGACATCCCCCGGCTCAAAGGCGTGGAATACTTGGAGCCCGGCACGCGCATCTACCCCGAGGACCTGGAGGCCTGGGAAGAGCAGGCGGGCGTCAGGGTGTCGGCCGGCGACGCGCTCTTCATCTACACTGGGCGCTGGAAGCGAATCGACGCGCTCGGCCCGCTGGCACCGGGCACGGGGGGAGAGCCGGGGCCCGATCCCACGATCATCCCTTGGCTGAAGCAACGCGACGTTGCGATTCTGGCCGGGGAATTCGCGCAGGACGCCGCTCGCCAGGAAGGCTTGCCGGGCCTCGCGGTCCACGACTTCGCTCTGATCGTGCTCGGGATCCACCTGTTCGACAACACCCGCATGGATGCCGTAGCGGAAGTCGCGGCGGAGCTCGGTAGGTGGGAGTTCCTGCTGACGGCGGCTCCACTGGCGGTCCCGGGAGGCACGGGCTCGCCGCTCAATCCGATCGCGACGTTCTGA